CTTCATGATGAAGCCGGAATAATAAACGTATATCAGAATCTTTCGCTTGTATACAACAGGCTCGGTAAAATGGAAGAAGCCCTAAATTACGCAAAGAAAGTTCTTCAACATCACCAATCATTAAATAATCAGCGCGGAATTGCGCAGGCATATAATAACATGGGCATAATTTATTCAGGTTTAGGAGAAACAAATAAAGCCATAGAATATTTCAGAAATTGTCTTACAATCAAAAAGGAATTGGGAGACGACTGGCGCATTTGCAACACACTAATCAGCATAGCAGAATGTCATAAACAGAATTCTCAGATCGAAGCAGCGATTCATTCCTACCTGCAGGCGCAGGAATATGCGATAAAAGTGAATGCAACCGATCTATTATCAGCCATTTATCAGGATTTATCCGAACTACATTATCAGAAACAGGATCATCAAAAAGCTTATGAATATTTGAAAAAGCATATAATTGAAGATAAAAAAATTCGTAATACAGAAACCGAAAAACAGATTACAGAGTTAAGATCTAAATTCGAAATGGAGAAAAAAGAAAAAGAAAATGAGATATATCGACTAAAAAATATCGAGTTGGCAAAAGCAAATGCTACCAAAGATAAATTCTTTTCGATCATTTCTCATGATCTGCGTTCTCCTTTTGCTTCCTTAAAAGGTTATACAAATCTTCTGCTGAAGCGCATTGATGAGTTTTCCAAAGATGATATTATCAAATTTACTGAAGATATCAACAAAACGATTCAAAGCACCAATCAACTTTTGGAGAACCTATTAACCTGGTCTCGTTTCAATACAGATGAAATGCCCTTTAAGCCCGAAAGTTTGGAATTACATAAAATAGTTCAAGATATCTCAAAATCGCTCTCTTTGAATTTTAAATTAAAAGATCTTCATTTTGAAAATTGGATCACAAAAGAATTATCTGTTTTTGCCGATCAAGAGATGTTAAAAACCATACTTCGCAATCTAATTTCAAATGCTGTGAAGTTTACTCCCGAAAAAGGAAAGATAGTTATAAATGCCTCCAAAGTTGGCGATTATGTCGAAATCACTGTAAAAGATAACGGAGTTGGTATCGATAAAGATAAAATCAAAAGACTTTTCAGTTTGAACAACAAACAAACAACCCGCGGCACAAATTATGAAAAGGGAACAGGTCTGGGACTGATCTTGTGTAAAGAATTTGTGGAAAAAAATGGCGGAACAATAAATGCAGAAAGCGTTGTAGGAAAAGGAAGCATCTTCACGATGACAATTCCCGCCAAGAGATAATCGATGAATAATTTTTTAGATCATTTAAATTCCTGGATTCAGCGCGAAACTGTTCTGATAACCGATCCCAATCCGCTAATTGTTCTTGCAGCTTTACTTCTAACCGGTTTTGTTTTTTCACGGCTGGCAAGAAAATTTCATATTCCCAGTGTTACTGCACAAATCTTTGGCGGCATCATAATCGGGCATTATGCACTGAATATTTTTGATGTAAATGCTTTTAACAGTTTCAAATCGATCACCGATTTCGCTCTGGGTTTTATCGGTTACACAATTGGAAGTCACCTCAATTTCAATCATTTGCATAATGCCGGAAAGCGCATTTTCCTGATCACGATCTCTGATGTTATCATTACTCCGATCATCGTTTTTCTAACGCTTTTTTATCTGGGAAATCTGCCATTCAGCATCAGTCTTTTAGTCGCCGTGATCGCCATTACAACTGCTCCGGGTTCCACTTTGCACATTGTCAAAGAAAAGCGTTCCAAAGGAATTTTCACCAAAACTCTGCTGGCTGTGATCGTTATCAACAATGTTCTCACAATCTTCATATTTTATCTGGCATATTATTTTTTATTCTACAAATTTGGAACTGGTGATGTAAAACTTCTGGCGACGTTTGGGAAAGCACTTCTCTTGCTGCTGGAATCTGTGATCATAGGTGGTTCGGTTGGTTTTGGGCTCATCTACATCACCGAAAAAAGAAAGACACGTTCATCCTTTCTGGCGCTGGTTATTCTGGCAATCGTGATCACAGCGGGAACATCGGAATTTCTGCATTTATCGGGAATTCTTTCCAGCCTGGTTCTGGGTGTGATAATTTCCAATTATTCACGTTATAGAAAAACTTTATTTACCGCTTTCAAAGATATTGAAACTGAAGTATTCTCACTTTTTTTCGTGCTGGCAGGAACGCATCTCGATCTGCTGGCTGCCAAAGCAGCCGGATTTGCCGGATTTTTGTTCATTATCAGCAGATTGGCAGGGAAGACGATCGGACCCAAAATAGGTTCTTATCTGGCAGGTTCCACTCAAACTATCAAAAAAAATATCGGTTATGCACTTTATCCGATCGCCGGAGTTGCCATCGGTCTTATTCTGCTAATCGAAAATAATTCCTTTCTCTCTGAACATTCCTCGCAGATTACAGCGATAATTCTTACAGCTGTTGTGGTAAATGAACTTCTGGGACCGATCTTTACCGGAAAAGCAATCAAGAATGCTGGTGAAGAAGATAAGAATAGATTACGTTTGATGGATTTTTTGCAGGAAGAATTTATCAAGATCGATTTGAATTCCACGGATAAATGGGATGCTCTGAATGAATTAGCAGAGTTCATGTATAAAACTCATAAAATTGATGAAGTTTCTTATGCAAATTTGAAAAAATCGATAATTAACAGGGAAGAGGAAATTTCAACTGGTATTGGAGATAATCTGGCAATTCCTCATGCCATAATTGATGGTGGTCCGAAAATTCGAGGAGTTATCGGTGTAACGCAAAAAGGTATCGAATGGGATGCGATCGATGAAAAAACGGTAAATATTATCTTTCTGATCGCCACGCCGAAAGGTCATCACGAGCTGCACCTGCACGTTCTGGCAAATATTGCCAAAATATTTGGTCATCACCCACACATAAAACAACAGATCATCAAAGCCAAAACTCCCGAAGAAGTTTTTGAAATTTTACAAGCTGAAGAGGTGGAAGAACTGAATCCTTACTTTGAGGATTGATAATTTCTCGTCGTATTGATTCTGCTGGATGATTTTAAATCACAGATCACAGAATCTCAAACTTACAAATAAATACCAAAAATCAAATTCGAAAAGCGAGACTTCTGCAATGTTGAAATCGAATTCTGAAAAGTCTGGTGATTACAGAGAAATAACACGACAACAATGACAACCACGAAAACAATCACAACCACGACAACTAAAATTCACTTCGTCGCGCTGCTTGGCGAATTTCGTGGCTGCTATTATCATCTCGTTATCAGCATTTCTTCTTTTTTGCTTTTTATCACAATTGAAATTTCGTTTGGAACGCAGATAATTGGTAGAGATTCACTCCAGCCCTGCTGCACACAATATTGATGAGCACAGGTATTTTGCTTCATCCTGATTTTTCCGTTGGCACTTTCAATTCGTATTCCTTCTTCCAGATCGATGATTTGATCTTCATTCAAAGAAAAAGTACCAAGAAGTTTGTTATGATAATGGATTTCTACTTTTCTTGATGTCAGCTCTGATCTCATGTTTGCAAACAAAATTCCGGAAATTAATAGTAGGATGAATATCAGCACAAAATCGGCTTTGGTAAACAATTTTATGATGTTTTTCATTTTAACTAAACTGTTCCTTTTGCCAAATTTTTCCCCTGCAAAGGGGAAAAGTTCTGTAATTCTTGCATCTTTGCATTCTCAGAACAAAGAGGTTATTTTCCAAATCCTCATTCCTCCACTGTCGAACAGCTCCCTTGAAAGGAAGCGAATAAGGAAAATTGTTTTTTTACTTTATTTACAACTTTTTCAGTCAAATTCTCCATAAATCTCTTTTCCGCAAGTTGGGCATTTTCCTTTAATAATCTCACATTTTGTTGCGTATGATCGGTCGATCAGCTTTACTCCACATTTGGGACAGTAGGTTGTTCTATCGGTCATGATGTTTCCCAGATAAACGAAGGAAAGTTTCTTTTCAGCTATCTTTTTTGCTCTTTCCAATATTTCGATAGAAGTTGCTGAATTCGTCATCTTGTAAGTGGGATAATAACGAGAAAAATGCACCGGAATTTCAGGATTCACGGAAGCCATGAAATCGGTAAGTTTTTGAATGTTTTCTTCCGAATCGTTTTCATCTGTAATTAACAGGTTAGTAACTTCCACATGGCAATGGTCAGCAGCAGTACGAATTGTTTCCAATACCGGTTCCAATCTGCCACCACAAATTTCTTTGTAAAATTCATCATCCATCGATTTCAAGTCGATATTCAGGGCATCGATGTGGGGAAGAAGCTCAAGTAATGGTTTCTGATTTATAAAGCCATTTGATACTAAAACAACTTTTATATTATTTTCCTGCAATACTTTAGCTGCATCCAAAACAAATTCAAACCAAGTGAAAGGTTCTGTGTAGGTAAAAGCAACAAAATTGCAATTGTGTTTCCGGCAGATCTGAACAATTTCCTCCGGAGCAATCTTGCGAGTAGGCACGGTTTGCTGGCTAGATTGGTAATTCTGACAGAATTGGCAGGATAGATTACAGGAATTTGGTCCCAATGATAAAATTGGAGAAACGGGATAAAAATGATAAAGTGGTTTTTTTTCCATGGGATCGATACTTATAGACATTGTATTACCGAAATTTGTAGCATACAATTTTCCATCTACATTTTGTCGTGATCGGCATTTTCCTTTTTCATCGGGTTTGATAACACAGAAATGCGGACACAAAATGCATTGAACCATTTGATTTTCTAATTTTTTGTAATATTCTGCTTCTTTCATAATCACC
This sequence is a window from Candidatus Cloacimonadota bacterium. Protein-coding genes within it:
- a CDS encoding NusG domain II-containing protein — protein: MKNIIKLFTKADFVLIFILLLISGILFANMRSELTSRKVEIHYHNKLLGTFSLNEDQIIDLEEGIRIESANGKIRMKQNTCAHQYCVQQGWSESLPIICVPNEISIVIKSKKEEMLITR
- the amrS gene encoding AmmeMemoRadiSam system radical SAM enzyme, whose translation is MKEAEYYKKLENQMVQCILCPHFCVIKPDEKGKCRSRQNVDGKLYATNFGNTMSISIDPMEKKPLYHFYPVSPILSLGPNSCNLSCQFCQNYQSSQQTVPTRKIAPEEIVQICRKHNCNFVAFTYTEPFTWFEFVLDAAKVLQENNIKVVLVSNGFINQKPLLELLPHIDALNIDLKSMDDEFYKEICGGRLEPVLETIRTAADHCHVEVTNLLITDENDSEENIQKLTDFMASVNPEIPVHFSRYYPTYKMTNSATSIEILERAKKIAEKKLSFVYLGNIMTDRTTYCPKCGVKLIDRSYATKCEIIKGKCPTCGKEIYGEFD
- a CDS encoding PTS sugar transporter subunit IIA, with amino-acid sequence MNNFLDHLNSWIQRETVLITDPNPLIVLAALLLTGFVFSRLARKFHIPSVTAQIFGGIIIGHYALNIFDVNAFNSFKSITDFALGFIGYTIGSHLNFNHLHNAGKRIFLITISDVIITPIIVFLTLFYLGNLPFSISLLVAVIAITTAPGSTLHIVKEKRSKGIFTKTLLAVIVINNVLTIFIFYLAYYFLFYKFGTGDVKLLATFGKALLLLLESVIIGGSVGFGLIYITEKRKTRSSFLALVILAIVITAGTSEFLHLSGILSSLVLGVIISNYSRYRKTLFTAFKDIETEVFSLFFVLAGTHLDLLAAKAAGFAGFLFIISRLAGKTIGPKIGSYLAGSTQTIKKNIGYALYPIAGVAIGLILLIENNSFLSEHSSQITAIILTAVVVNELLGPIFTGKAIKNAGEEDKNRLRLMDFLQEEFIKIDLNSTDKWDALNELAEFMYKTHKIDEVSYANLKKSIINREEEISTGIGDNLAIPHAIIDGGPKIRGVIGVTQKGIEWDAIDEKTVNIIFLIATPKGHHELHLHVLANIAKIFGHHPHIKQQIIKAKTPEEVFEILQAEEVEELNPYFED
- a CDS encoding tetratricopeptide repeat-containing sensor histidine kinase, which codes for MTDPRNHLIKELAYASHKRKIKILKQLAQNTENKFDSNSIQFATRLILDLKPSDVDERICDIANSISQHYKDKGLHDKSLEYARKAVELASEISYKKGLITANLKLASANTVFGNYKEALDASFNALRLSEEINNKSSISQSLNNIGVINCHTNKYENSLTFFKRSLEIKRELHDEAGIINVYQNLSLVYNRLGKMEEALNYAKKVLQHHQSLNNQRGIAQAYNNMGIIYSGLGETNKAIEYFRNCLTIKKELGDDWRICNTLISIAECHKQNSQIEAAIHSYLQAQEYAIKVNATDLLSAIYQDLSELHYQKQDHQKAYEYLKKHIIEDKKIRNTETEKQITELRSKFEMEKKEKENEIYRLKNIELAKANATKDKFFSIISHDLRSPFASLKGYTNLLLKRIDEFSKDDIIKFTEDINKTIQSTNQLLENLLTWSRFNTDEMPFKPESLELHKIVQDISKSLSLNFKLKDLHFENWITKELSVFADQEMLKTILRNLISNAVKFTPEKGKIVINASKVGDYVEITVKDNGVGIDKDKIKRLFSLNNKQTTRGTNYEKGTGLGLILCKEFVEKNGGTINAESVVGKGSIFTMTIPAKR